One genomic segment of Mycolicibacterium gilvum includes these proteins:
- a CDS encoding IS110 family transposase has product MSVLNAPVTVSTIVVAVDVGKTSLMVSVTDSAHRQLMGPVEFAMTRSGLDAATQRLLAVTSSCAQVRVGIEAAGHYHRPVADYHWPPGWEVRELNPAHVAEQRRVMGRRRLKTDGIDLEAIAELMLAGRGRVIGERDVLIGEMAAWAQHRSRRVATRTATKNQLLSQLDRAFPGLTLALPDVLGTKIGRLVAAEFTDPARLSGLGVNRLIRFAAARDVQLRRPVAERLIAAAKDALPTRDAVVARRVLAADMALLTNLDTTIAEAETELARLLPSSPFRTLTTVPGWGVVRVSNYAAALGDPNRWPGSRQIYRASGLSPMQYESAHKRRDGSISREGSVALRRALIDLGIGLWLTEPTAKTYAHGLKDRGKRGGVIACALAHRANRIAHALVRDHAVYDPARWS; this is encoded by the coding sequence GTGTCTGTGCTGAATGCTCCAGTCACGGTGTCCACGATCGTCGTTGCCGTCGATGTCGGCAAGACCTCGTTGATGGTGTCAGTGACCGATAGCGCTCATCGACAGTTGATGGGCCCGGTTGAGTTCGCGATGACCCGCTCGGGTCTGGACGCTGCGACGCAGCGCCTGCTGGCCGTGACGTCATCGTGTGCGCAGGTCAGAGTGGGTATAGAAGCGGCTGGGCACTACCACCGACCGGTGGCCGATTACCACTGGCCGCCAGGGTGGGAGGTGCGCGAACTCAACCCTGCTCATGTGGCTGAGCAGCGTCGGGTGATGGGCCGGCGGCGGCTCAAGACTGACGGGATCGATCTGGAGGCGATCGCCGAGTTGATGCTGGCTGGCCGGGGCCGGGTGATCGGTGAGCGTGACGTGCTCATCGGAGAGATGGCGGCGTGGGCCCAGCATCGGTCGCGGCGGGTCGCGACCCGCACGGCGACGAAAAATCAGTTACTCAGTCAACTCGATCGGGCGTTTCCCGGACTGACGTTGGCGTTGCCGGATGTGTTGGGTACCAAGATCGGGCGTCTGGTCGCCGCCGAGTTCACCGATCCGGCGCGATTGTCGGGGTTAGGGGTGAATCGGTTGATCCGCTTCGCGGCGGCCCGCGATGTGCAGCTGCGCCGCCCGGTCGCCGAGCGTCTGATCGCCGCGGCAAAGGACGCCTTGCCGACCCGCGATGCCGTAGTGGCCCGACGTGTGCTGGCCGCTGACATGGCCTTGTTGACCAACCTGGACACCACGATCGCCGAGGCCGAAACCGAACTTGCCCGACTGTTACCGTCGAGCCCGTTTCGCACCCTGACGACGGTGCCGGGCTGGGGCGTGGTCCGTGTCTCCAATTATGCTGCCGCCTTGGGTGATCCGAACAGATGGCCGGGATCACGCCAGATCTACCGCGCGTCGGGGCTCTCGCCGATGCAGTACGAATCCGCGCACAAACGCCGGGACGGATCGATCAGCCGCGAGGGCAGCGTGGCGCTGCGCCGAGCACTGATCGACCTCGGTATCGGTCTGTGGCTGACCGAGCCGACCGCCAAGACCTACGCACACGGACTCAAGGACCGCGGCAAGCGTGGCGGCGTCATCGCCTGTGCACTGGCTCACCGCGCCAACCGCATCGCTCACGCTCTGGTCCGCGACCACGCCGTCTACGACCCCGCCCGCTGGAGCTGA
- a CDS encoding carbonic anhydrase produces the protein MPNTNPLTAWKALREGNERFVAGKPQHPSQSTDHRASLAAAQKPTAVVFGCGDSRVAAEILFDQGLGDMFVVRTAGHVIDSAVLGSIEYAVSVLEVPLVVVLGHDSCGAVKAALGALDDGEVPGGYVRDVVERVMPSILVGRRDGLSRVDEFEARHVTETGKQLLSRSTAIAEAVNAGKLAIVGLTYHLADGKVDLRDHIGDIGES, from the coding sequence ATGCCGAACACGAATCCGTTGACCGCCTGGAAAGCACTGAGAGAGGGTAACGAGCGCTTCGTCGCCGGCAAACCCCAACATCCCAGCCAGAGCACCGACCACCGGGCCAGCCTGGCCGCCGCGCAGAAGCCGACCGCCGTCGTGTTCGGGTGCGGCGACAGCCGCGTCGCCGCCGAGATCCTGTTCGACCAGGGGCTCGGAGACATGTTCGTGGTGCGGACCGCCGGACACGTGATCGACTCCGCGGTGCTGGGCTCCATCGAATACGCGGTGTCGGTGCTCGAGGTGCCGCTCGTCGTCGTGCTGGGCCATGACAGCTGCGGCGCGGTGAAGGCGGCCCTGGGTGCGCTCGACGACGGCGAGGTGCCCGGCGGCTACGTGCGTGACGTCGTGGAGCGCGTCATGCCGTCGATCCTGGTGGGTCGCCGCGACGGACTGTCGCGGGTCGACGAGTTCGAGGCCAGGCACGTGACCGAGACGGGCAAGCAGCTGCTGAGCCGTTCGACGGCGATCGCCGAGGCGGTCAACGCCGGCAAGCTGGCGATCGTCGGCCTCACCTACCACCTCGCCGACGGCAAGGTGGATCTGCGCGACCACATCGGAGACATCGGCGAGAGCTAG
- a CDS encoding A/G-specific adenine glycosylase, with product MAVIVPEPVSMIDPNELIRWYATAQRDLAWRRPGVSAWQILVSEFMLQQTPVARVEPIWLDWVARWPTPSATAAASAADILRAWGKLGYPRRAKRLHECATVIATEHGDVVPDDVDTLLTLPGVGTYTARAVACFAYRQRVPVVDTNVRRVVARAVHGLHDAGPPSTRDLADVAALLPDDDTAPHFSIAVMELGATVCTARAPRCGVCPLTHCAWRSRGFPAGTGPARRVQRYAGTDRQVRGRLLDVLRDNASPVTRAELDVAWTTDPAQRDRALDSLLVDGLVEQTADGRFALAGEGDQT from the coding sequence ATGGCCGTCATTGTGCCTGAGCCGGTCTCGATGATCGATCCGAACGAGCTGATCCGTTGGTATGCCACTGCGCAACGGGATCTGGCGTGGCGCCGGCCCGGGGTGTCGGCGTGGCAGATCCTGGTCAGCGAGTTCATGTTGCAGCAGACGCCGGTCGCGCGGGTGGAGCCGATCTGGCTGGACTGGGTGGCCCGCTGGCCGACGCCGTCGGCGACGGCCGCCGCGAGCGCGGCCGACATCCTGCGGGCATGGGGCAAGCTGGGCTATCCGCGGCGGGCCAAACGGCTGCACGAGTGCGCGACGGTCATCGCCACCGAGCACGGCGACGTCGTGCCCGACGATGTGGACACCTTGTTGACCCTGCCCGGTGTCGGGACCTACACCGCGCGCGCCGTCGCGTGTTTCGCCTACCGCCAACGGGTTCCGGTCGTCGACACCAACGTGCGGCGGGTGGTGGCCCGCGCCGTGCACGGTCTGCACGACGCGGGACCGCCGTCCACGCGCGACCTCGCCGACGTCGCCGCGCTGCTCCCCGACGACGACACCGCCCCGCACTTCTCGATCGCGGTCATGGAGCTGGGTGCGACCGTGTGCACGGCACGGGCTCCGCGCTGCGGTGTGTGCCCGCTGACGCACTGCGCGTGGCGGTCCCGGGGTTTTCCCGCGGGCACCGGCCCGGCCAGGCGTGTGCAGCGCTACGCCGGCACCGACCGTCAGGTCCGCGGTCGTCTGCTGGATGTGCTGCGCGACAACGCTTCTCCGGTCACCCGCGCAGAACTCGACGTGGCGTGGACGACCGACCCCGCCCAGCGGGACCGCGCGCTGGATTCGCTGCTGGTCGACGGGCTGGTCGAGCAGACGGCCGACGGACGCTTCGCGCTGGCCGGTGAAGGCGACCAGACGTGA
- a CDS encoding GlxA family transcriptional regulator — MAIKTVSTLVLDGLAVFEFGVVCEVFGIDRSADGVPNFDFKVCGPEPGEPLRTSVGATITPDHGLDDLVGADLVAIPAIASRQGTYLPEALDAIRRAAESGSIILTVCSGAFVAGAAGLLDGRPCTTHWMHADALAEMYPTAKVDRNVLFVDDGNLITSAGTAAGIDACLHLVRREMGSEVTNKIARRMVVPPQRDGGQRQYIDQPIPVKCSERFAPHLDWILANLDKPHTVTSLSRRAHMSGRTFARRFVEETGRTPMQWITDQRVLYARRMLEETTLDIDRIAEQSGFGTATLLRHHFRRLIGVTPSDYRKRFNAHAPEVAEIA; from the coding sequence ATGGCGATAAAGACGGTCTCGACCCTCGTGCTGGACGGGCTCGCGGTCTTCGAGTTCGGGGTCGTCTGCGAGGTGTTCGGCATCGACCGGTCGGCCGACGGGGTGCCGAACTTCGACTTCAAGGTGTGCGGCCCCGAACCCGGCGAACCACTGCGGACTTCGGTCGGGGCGACGATCACCCCCGACCACGGTCTCGACGATCTCGTCGGCGCCGACCTGGTCGCGATCCCGGCGATCGCCAGCCGGCAGGGCACCTATCTGCCGGAGGCTCTCGACGCGATCCGTCGTGCCGCGGAGTCAGGGTCGATCATCCTGACGGTGTGCTCCGGCGCGTTCGTCGCCGGTGCCGCCGGTCTGCTCGACGGCCGGCCCTGCACCACGCACTGGATGCACGCCGACGCGTTGGCCGAGATGTACCCGACGGCGAAGGTCGACCGCAACGTGCTGTTCGTCGACGACGGCAACCTCATCACCAGCGCGGGAACCGCCGCGGGCATCGATGCGTGCCTGCATCTCGTGCGCCGGGAGATGGGCAGCGAGGTCACCAACAAGATCGCCCGCCGGATGGTGGTGCCGCCGCAGCGCGACGGCGGGCAGCGGCAGTACATCGACCAGCCGATCCCGGTGAAGTGTTCGGAGCGGTTCGCGCCGCACCTGGACTGGATCCTGGCCAACCTGGACAAGCCGCACACGGTCACGTCGCTCTCGCGCCGCGCCCACATGTCCGGCCGCACGTTCGCCCGCCGCTTCGTCGAGGAGACCGGACGCACCCCGATGCAGTGGATCACCGACCAGCGGGTGCTCTACGCGCGCCGCATGCTGGAGGAGACGACGCTCGACATCGACCGCATCGCCGAACAGTCCGGCTTCGGGACCGCGACGCTGCTGCGACACCATTTCCGCAGGCTCATCGGCGTGACGCCGTCGGACTACCGCAAGCGCTTCAACGCCCACGCCCCCGAGGTCGCCGAGATCGCCTGA
- a CDS encoding alpha/beta fold hydrolase, which yields MRTDLLTARGGAGRPVVLVHGLMGRGTTWPRQLPWLIRHGRVYTYDAPWHRGREVDDPHPICTERFVADLGEAVESLGEPAILVGHSMGGLHSWCLAAERPELVTALVVEDMAPDFRGRTTGPWEPWVHALPVEFTSADQVYAEFGPVAGQYFLEAFDRTATGWRLHGHPARWIEIAAEWGTRDYWSQWEAVTAATLLIEAGNSVTPPGQMRAMAQRSRGAEYLHVPGAGHLVHDDAPGKYRDAVEAFLSSFA from the coding sequence ATGCGCACCGACCTGCTCACCGCCCGAGGGGGTGCGGGGCGGCCCGTGGTCCTGGTGCACGGTTTGATGGGCCGCGGAACCACCTGGCCGAGGCAGCTGCCGTGGCTGATCCGGCACGGGCGCGTCTACACCTACGACGCGCCGTGGCACCGCGGCCGCGAGGTCGACGATCCCCACCCGATCTGCACCGAACGGTTCGTCGCCGACCTCGGTGAGGCCGTCGAGTCGCTGGGGGAGCCCGCGATCCTGGTCGGACATTCGATGGGTGGGCTGCATTCGTGGTGCCTGGCCGCGGAGCGTCCCGAGCTGGTGACCGCCCTGGTGGTCGAGGACATGGCGCCCGACTTCCGGGGCCGCACGACGGGTCCGTGGGAGCCGTGGGTCCATGCGCTGCCCGTCGAGTTCACCTCGGCCGATCAGGTCTATGCCGAGTTCGGGCCCGTGGCCGGTCAGTATTTCCTGGAGGCTTTCGACCGCACCGCGACCGGGTGGCGCCTGCACGGCCACCCTGCCCGCTGGATCGAGATCGCCGCGGAGTGGGGGACGCGGGACTACTGGTCGCAGTGGGAGGCGGTGACGGCGGCGACGCTGCTGATCGAGGCCGGCAACTCCGTCACCCCGCCGGGACAGATGCGGGCGATGGCGCAGAGGTCGCGCGGGGCCGAGTATCTCCACGTGCCCGGCGCCGGGCATCTGGTCCACGACGACGCGCCCGGGAAATACCGGGACGCGGTCGAGGCGTTTCTATCGTCGTTCGCTTGA
- the mhuD gene encoding mycobilin-forming heme oxygenase MhuD, whose translation MSDKTPVVKINAIEVPPDAGPELEKRFAHRAHAVDNQPGFLGFQLLRPVKGENRYFVVTQWESDEAFQAWANGPAVEAHAGERKNPVATGASLLEFEVVLNVAGTDTDA comes from the coding sequence ATGTCCGACAAAACCCCCGTGGTGAAGATCAACGCCATCGAAGTTCCGCCGGACGCCGGTCCGGAACTGGAGAAGCGGTTCGCGCACCGCGCCCACGCCGTCGACAACCAGCCGGGCTTCCTCGGTTTCCAGCTGTTGCGCCCGGTCAAGGGCGAGAACCGCTACTTCGTCGTCACCCAGTGGGAGAGCGACGAAGCGTTCCAGGCGTGGGCCAACGGACCCGCCGTCGAAGCCCATGCCGGAGAACGCAAGAACCCGGTCGCCACCGGAGCGTCTCTGCTCGAGTTCGAGGTTGTACTCAACGTTGCGGGGACTGACACCGACGCCTGA
- a CDS encoding serine hydrolase, with protein MRGLTPTPEAARARRGATVVVALLSVVALACGCAATRPAPADAAYGAPIQINTPQGLRAKQTMDMLNSDWPIGEVGVRTLAAPDLVEHVGVTLDRIWWDRPFTLTDVDVGAGWATLDVQTSYGVAQTIRLRTDEQGLVDRFSVDLVPPEIDEWSDIDEQLTASGARYSYQVAKVDDGRCVKVAGSNTDLSLPLASIFKLYVLLAVADAVKAGTLQWSDPLTITEEAKAVGSSGFDELEPGATVTVREASQQMISASDNMATDLLIERLGPGAIERALAEAGHHDPASMTPFPTMHELFSVGWGTPDLREQWKKASPEGRAQLLQQTNSRPYEPDPKRTHMPASEYGAEWYGSAADICRLHAALQRSAVGEAAPVKDILSFLPGIDLDRAEWPYIGAKAGNLPGDMTFSWYAVDRSGQPWVVSLQSNWPEFRSQTAAAWLMSIARQTFDLIPN; from the coding sequence TTGCGGGGACTGACACCGACGCCTGAGGCGGCCCGGGCCCGGCGCGGGGCGACCGTCGTGGTCGCGCTCCTGTCCGTCGTGGCCCTGGCCTGCGGGTGTGCCGCCACACGTCCAGCACCCGCCGACGCCGCATACGGCGCGCCGATCCAGATCAACACACCGCAGGGGCTGCGCGCGAAGCAGACCATGGACATGCTCAACAGCGACTGGCCGATCGGCGAGGTCGGTGTTCGCACGCTGGCGGCTCCCGACCTCGTCGAACACGTCGGGGTGACGCTCGACCGGATCTGGTGGGACAGACCGTTCACCCTCACCGACGTCGACGTCGGCGCGGGTTGGGCCACCCTCGACGTGCAGACCTCCTACGGCGTCGCGCAGACCATCCGGTTGCGCACCGACGAGCAGGGGCTGGTCGACCGGTTCAGCGTCGACCTGGTCCCGCCCGAGATCGACGAGTGGTCCGACATCGACGAGCAGCTCACCGCGTCGGGTGCCCGGTACTCCTACCAGGTGGCCAAGGTCGACGACGGTCGGTGCGTGAAGGTCGCCGGCTCCAACACCGACCTGTCGTTACCGCTGGCGTCGATCTTCAAGTTGTATGTGCTGCTGGCCGTCGCCGACGCCGTGAAGGCCGGCACCCTGCAGTGGTCCGATCCGCTGACGATCACCGAGGAGGCCAAGGCCGTCGGCTCCTCCGGATTCGACGAGCTGGAGCCGGGCGCCACGGTGACGGTGCGCGAGGCGTCCCAGCAGATGATCTCGGCGAGCGACAACATGGCCACCGATCTGCTGATCGAACGGCTGGGGCCCGGCGCCATCGAGCGGGCGCTGGCCGAGGCGGGCCATCACGACCCCGCCAGCATGACGCCGTTCCCGACCATGCACGAGCTGTTCTCCGTCGGCTGGGGCACCCCCGACCTGCGTGAGCAGTGGAAGAAGGCCTCTCCGGAGGGCCGGGCGCAGCTGCTGCAGCAGACGAACTCCCGCCCCTACGAGCCCGATCCGAAGCGCACCCACATGCCGGCGTCGGAGTACGGCGCCGAGTGGTACGGCAGCGCGGCCGACATCTGCCGGTTGCACGCCGCGCTGCAGCGCAGCGCCGTCGGGGAGGCCGCACCGGTCAAGGACATCCTGTCGTTCCTGCCCGGCATCGACCTCGACCGCGCCGAGTGGCCCTACATCGGCGCCAAGGCCGGCAACCTCCCCGGGGACATGACGTTCAGCTGGTACGCCGTCGACAGGTCCGGACAGCCGTGGGTGGTGAGCCTGCAGTCGAACTGGCCGGAGTTCCGCAGCCAGACCGCGGCCGCGTGGCTGATGTCGATCGCCAGGCAGACCTTCGACCTGATCCCGAATTAG
- a CDS encoding histidine phosphatase family protein, producing the protein MSEVVRLTFVSHGMTDAMAAGRFPTDEPVNPLGRRQIGELEPSALGPVDRALCGPESRTQQTAELLGLRPVVESALADLDCGRWRGSSLGEVSPEEMTIWLTDPARAPHGGESVVDLVSRVGAWMDTLAAERVRVVAVTHPAVVRAAVLVALNAPAKSFWRIDVAPASRTVLHCRGHAWTLRV; encoded by the coding sequence GTGAGTGAGGTCGTCCGGCTGACCTTCGTGTCGCACGGCATGACCGACGCGATGGCGGCCGGGCGGTTCCCCACCGACGAGCCCGTCAACCCGCTGGGCCGCCGCCAGATCGGCGAGCTGGAGCCGTCCGCTCTCGGCCCGGTCGACCGAGCTCTCTGCGGTCCCGAGTCCCGGACACAACAGACCGCCGAACTGCTCGGGCTGCGGCCCGTCGTCGAGTCCGCGCTCGCCGACCTCGACTGTGGCCGGTGGCGGGGCAGTTCCCTGGGGGAGGTGTCGCCCGAGGAGATGACGATCTGGCTGACCGACCCGGCCCGCGCCCCGCACGGCGGCGAGTCCGTCGTCGACCTGGTCAGCCGGGTGGGCGCGTGGATGGACACGCTGGCCGCCGAGCGGGTCCGCGTCGTCGCGGTCACCCACCCCGCGGTGGTGCGGGCCGCCGTCCTGGTCGCGTTGAACGCGCCCGCGAAGTCGTTCTGGCGCATCGACGTCGCGCCGGCCAGCCGCACGGTGCTGCACTGCCGCGGCCACGCCTGGACCTTGAGGGTCTAA
- a CDS encoding CbtA family protein: protein MEKQIIWRGLLAGAVAGVLAFVFARIFVEPQIELAIGYEEGIGAAHEALEHGHGGHGGHGHSHDGEGGITRAIQMNVGLGLGLLAFSVAIGALFSVVYAVAYGRIGTVSARLTSLYVAGGMLLSLYIVPSLKYPASPPALSLDETIRQRTLLYLATVVLSVALLVAAVYLGRRWAARLGAWNASVAAAGAYIAAVAVMMLVLPSINETPGPLRDDNGAIVYEGFPADLLYEFRLYALGTQVVVYATIGLVFAAMISRLLGERKQSVPA from the coding sequence ATGGAGAAGCAGATCATCTGGCGCGGCCTGTTGGCCGGCGCCGTCGCCGGCGTGCTGGCGTTCGTCTTCGCGCGGATCTTCGTCGAGCCGCAGATCGAGTTGGCCATCGGCTACGAGGAGGGCATCGGCGCGGCGCACGAGGCCCTCGAACACGGCCACGGTGGCCACGGCGGCCACGGTCACAGCCATGACGGCGAAGGTGGCATCACCCGCGCCATCCAGATGAACGTCGGGCTGGGACTGGGCCTGCTGGCGTTCAGCGTTGCGATCGGGGCCCTGTTCTCGGTGGTGTACGCGGTGGCCTACGGCCGCATCGGTACCGTGTCGGCCCGCCTGACCTCGCTCTACGTCGCGGGCGGCATGCTGCTGAGCCTCTACATCGTGCCGTCGCTGAAGTACCCCGCGAGCCCGCCGGCGCTGAGCCTGGACGAGACCATCCGGCAGCGCACGCTGCTCTACCTCGCCACGGTCGTGCTGTCGGTGGCGCTCCTGGTCGCTGCGGTGTACCTGGGCAGGCGTTGGGCGGCCAGGCTGGGCGCGTGGAATGCCTCCGTCGCCGCGGCGGGCGCCTACATCGCGGCCGTCGCCGTGATGATGCTGGTCCTGCCGTCGATCAACGAAACGCCGGGCCCGCTGCGCGACGACAACGGCGCGATCGTCTACGAAGGATTCCCCGCCGACCTTCTCTACGAGTTCCGGTTGTACGCACTGGGAACCCAGGTCGTCGTCTACGCGACGATCGGTCTGGTCTTCGCCGCGATGATCTCCCGGCTGCTGGGGGAGCGGAAGCAGTCCGTCCCCGCGTGA
- a CDS encoding CbtB domain-containing protein, producing the protein MTSPHASRTPAGVIDLSATKAAVWLSLTAFFALVVLYFIGMDQGATSVFGNSTYIHEFVHDARHLLGFPCH; encoded by the coding sequence ATGACCTCACCGCACGCGAGCAGAACCCCCGCAGGAGTCATCGATCTCTCGGCGACCAAGGCCGCGGTGTGGCTGTCGCTGACGGCGTTCTTCGCACTGGTGGTTCTGTACTTCATCGGAATGGACCAGGGCGCGACGTCGGTCTTCGGCAACAGCACCTACATTCACGAATTCGTGCACGACGCACGCCACCTCCTCGGCTTCCCCTGCCACTGA
- the clpC1 gene encoding ATP-dependent protease ATP-binding subunit ClpC, which translates to MFERFTDRARRVVVLAQEEARMLNHNYIGTEHILLGLIHEGEGVAAKSLESLGISLEGVRSQVEEIIGQGQQAPSGHIPFTPRAKKVLELSLREALQLGHNYIGTEHILLGLIREGEGVAAQVLVKLGAELTRVRQQVIQLLSGYQGKETAEAGTGGRGGEAGNPSTSLVLDQFGRNLTAAAMEGKLDPVIGREKEIERVMQVLSRRTKNNPVLIGEPGVGKTAVVEGLAQAIVHGDVPETLKDKQLYTLDLGSLVAGSRYRGDFEERLKKVLKEINTRGDIILFIDELHTLVGAGAAEGAIDAASILKPKLARGELQTIGATTLDEYRKYIEKDAALERRFQPVQVGEPTVAHTIEILKGLRDRYEAHHRVSITDGAIAAAATLADRYINDRFLPDKAIDLIDEAGARMRIRRMTAPPDLREFDEKIADARREKESAIDAQDFEKAASLRDKEKQLVAQRAEREKQWRSGDLDVVAEVDDEQIAEVLGNWTGIPVFKLTEEETTRLLRMEDELHKRIIGQEDAVKAVSKAIRRTRAGLKDPKRPSGSFIFAGPSGVGKTELSKALANFLFGDDDALIQIDMGEFHDRFTASRLFGAPPGYVGYEEGGQLTEKVRRKPFSVVLFDEIEKAHQEIYNSLLQVLEDGRLTDGQGRTVDFKNTVLIFTSNLGTSDISKAVGLGFTQGGGENNYERMKQKVHDELKKHFRPEFLNRIDDIIVFHQLTQDEIIQMVDLMIGRVGNQLKAKDMAMELTPKAKALLAKRGFDPVLGARPLRRTIQREIEDQLSEKILFEELGPGQLVTVDVENWDGEGQGEDAVFTFSGARKPVEVAEPDLAQAGAGGAGPAAE; encoded by the coding sequence ATGTTCGAAAGATTCACCGACCGTGCGCGTCGGGTTGTCGTCCTGGCTCAAGAAGAGGCCCGGATGCTCAATCACAACTACATCGGCACCGAGCACATCCTGCTGGGACTCATTCACGAGGGTGAAGGCGTGGCCGCCAAGTCACTCGAGTCGCTGGGCATCTCCCTGGAAGGGGTGCGCAGCCAGGTCGAGGAGATCATCGGTCAGGGACAGCAGGCACCGTCCGGACACATCCCCTTCACTCCGCGGGCCAAGAAGGTGCTCGAACTGAGCCTGCGCGAGGCGCTGCAGCTCGGCCACAACTACATCGGCACCGAGCACATCCTGCTCGGCCTCATCCGCGAGGGTGAAGGCGTGGCCGCGCAGGTCCTCGTCAAGCTCGGCGCCGAGCTGACCCGGGTGCGCCAGCAGGTCATCCAGCTGTTGAGCGGCTACCAGGGCAAGGAGACCGCCGAGGCCGGCACCGGCGGCCGCGGCGGGGAGGCGGGCAATCCGTCCACGTCGCTGGTCCTCGACCAGTTCGGCCGCAACCTGACCGCCGCCGCGATGGAGGGCAAGCTCGACCCCGTCATCGGCCGCGAGAAGGAAATCGAGCGGGTCATGCAGGTGCTGAGCCGTCGCACCAAGAACAACCCGGTCCTCATCGGCGAGCCCGGCGTCGGCAAGACCGCCGTCGTCGAAGGGCTCGCCCAGGCGATCGTGCACGGCGACGTGCCCGAGACGCTCAAGGACAAGCAGCTCTACACCCTCGACCTCGGATCGTTGGTCGCGGGCAGCCGCTACCGCGGTGACTTCGAGGAACGGCTGAAGAAGGTCCTCAAGGAGATCAACACCCGCGGCGACATCATCCTGTTCATCGACGAGCTGCACACACTCGTCGGCGCGGGTGCCGCCGAGGGTGCGATCGACGCGGCCAGCATCCTGAAGCCGAAGCTGGCCCGCGGCGAGCTGCAGACCATCGGCGCGACCACCCTCGACGAGTACCGCAAGTACATCGAGAAGGACGCCGCGCTGGAGCGTCGTTTCCAGCCGGTTCAGGTGGGCGAGCCGACCGTCGCGCACACCATCGAGATCCTCAAGGGTCTGCGCGACCGCTACGAGGCGCACCACCGCGTCTCCATCACCGACGGTGCGATCGCCGCGGCAGCGACGCTGGCCGACCGCTACATCAACGACCGGTTCCTGCCGGACAAGGCGATCGACCTGATCGACGAGGCGGGCGCGCGCATGCGCATCCGCCGGATGACCGCGCCGCCGGACCTGCGCGAGTTCGACGAGAAGATCGCCGATGCGCGCCGGGAGAAGGAGTCCGCGATCGACGCGCAGGACTTCGAGAAGGCCGCGAGCCTGCGCGACAAGGAGAAGCAACTCGTCGCGCAGCGCGCCGAGCGCGAGAAGCAGTGGCGCTCAGGTGATCTCGACGTCGTCGCCGAGGTCGACGACGAGCAGATCGCCGAGGTGCTCGGCAACTGGACCGGCATCCCCGTGTTCAAGCTGACTGAGGAGGAGACCACCCGTCTCCTGCGCATGGAAGACGAGCTGCACAAGCGGATCATCGGCCAGGAGGACGCCGTCAAGGCCGTCTCGAAGGCGATCCGCCGCACGCGTGCCGGTCTGAAGGACCCTAAGCGCCCGTCCGGTTCGTTCATCTTCGCCGGCCCGTCCGGAGTCGGTAAGACCGAGCTGTCCAAGGCGCTGGCGAACTTCCTGTTCGGCGACGACGACGCGCTCATCCAGATCGACATGGGTGAGTTCCACGACCGCTTCACCGCGTCGCGGCTGTTCGGTGCCCCTCCGGGGTACGTCGGCTACGAAGAGGGCGGCCAGCTCACCGAGAAGGTGCGCCGCAAGCCGTTCTCGGTCGTGCTGTTCGACGAGATCGAGAAGGCCCACCAGGAGATCTACAACAGCCTCCTGCAGGTGCTCGAAGACGGTCGCCTGACCGACGGTCAGGGCCGGACGGTGGACTTCAAGAACACCGTGCTGATCTTCACCTCGAACCTCGGCACCAGCGACATCAGCAAGGCGGTCGGACTGGGCTTCACCCAGGGCGGCGGCGAGAACAACTACGAGCGGATGAAGCAGAAGGTTCACGACGAACTGAAGAAGCACTTCCGTCCGGAGTTCCTCAACCGCATCGACGACATCATCGTCTTCCACCAGCTGACTCAGGACGAGATCATCCAGATGGTCGACCTGATGATCGGCCGGGTCGGCAACCAGCTCAAGGCCAAGGACATGGCCATGGAGCTGACGCCGAAGGCGAAGGCGCTGCTGGCCAAGCGCGGCTTCGATCCGGTGCTCGGTGCCCGGCCGCTGCGCCGCACCATCCAGCGTGAGATCGAGGACCAGCTGTCCGAGAAGATCCTGTTCGAGGAGCTCGGGCCCGGTCAGCTCGTCACCGTCGACGTCGAGAACTGGGACGGCGAGGGCCAGGGCGAGGACGCGGTCTTCACGTTCAGCGGTGCGCGCAAGCCGGTCGAGGTGGCCGAACCGGATCTGGCCCAGGCCGGAGCCGGTGGCGCGGGGCCCGCAGCCGAGTAG